From the Arctopsyche grandis isolate Sample6627 chromosome 2, ASM5162203v2, whole genome shotgun sequence genome, the window cctaatccaacctaaccttaccatcaccgaagtcaaagaattcgacattgccaaaatatccacaaaaagttcataccccaccaaacctcacccatctgaacctaaccaacaccgaaatataagaattggacactgctataatatccacaaaacgtgcttacctcacaatacctcacccatctgaacctaaccatcaccgaaatcaaagaattagacatttagATTTTTAGAAAAGACATGAGCATCGGGAGCAATATGACCGAAATTAGTGCCAATTTTGGTGACTCAACGGATTTCGAAATAGATGTGCAGCATGCGCATCTTTTCTCGAAATACATGTATCGGAAGTATGTCGAACAGGAGCAATGCGATACTGTGCTAGTTGTCGGCACTGCAAGGTTAGTCttgcttcaaatatttaatgtattatgtacatatgttaactcGAGGTTTTATGTTTAATCTGTTTGCAGATTCAATGTACACAAGTTTATTGTTATGTGCCACAGCGACTATTTGGCGGAGCGCTTAGAAGCATCACCGGAGGAAATTGTCTTGGACGATCGGGGCGATTTTCGTCTGGACACTTTGAGCAAAGCTATTGAATACTTCTACAGAGGCAAACTCGGTGAGAATTTAAACTTcgttcgtacgaattaatacatatgtactaattagTACTAAtgacaaattttacaatatttgcaGATTTGGATCCTCTTGGGGCGATCCAGTTAGTTGAATTTTCGCGAACAAACATTCACTGCTATAAACTTGAGGATTATTGCGTGTCGTTCCTAGAAAGCGCATTAAATACTGAAAACTTCTTGTTAATCGGAAATTTTGCGAAGCATTATAGTTATTTCTTATTGCTAGAAAAAACGAGAGCTTACACAACTAAAAATTATGttgacgtatgtatattataattttaggtcatacatacgtatgtgtatttatattttttaatattcatgaaatctgtctgtctgtctgcatTGTAGATAATTCAAGGGAGAGCGTTTCTCGATATAAAAGCTGACCAACTGGAGGAATTGCTGCAGTCGAATGATTTAAATGTCACCACAGAAGAGCAAGTGTTTATAGGCTTGAAGCTGTGGGTTCAAAAGGACTGGGACAATCGGAAGCAGCATTTGAatgctttatttaaatttgttagatTTCGTCTGTTATCTAAAgaggtaataatatttttaatttgttttgtatattgtacatacatatattacatgtaattcTTACTGTACTTTCTTAATGTGCtttcatatgtacacatgtatgtatgtatgtatgtatgtatgtatgtacaatgtactaaTCATtacttgatataatattttgtttttaatgtgtGCTCggcacaataaatttaaaaaggtaTGCGATTAATTGCTGAACGTTATAAATGTTTCGTTTCAGTTCATTTTAAACGAAGTGAAACCTCTTTGTTACAATCGTGTATGCTGTCAACAATTGTGGGATTTACTTGAATGGAATATGAGTCCAAAAAAGAGACCACGTCTATCATTGCAAAATGTAAAACCTAGAAAGAGCACACGAGGTATATTGATTGTAGGAAGACGTTCGGCAAAAGTAAGTTTAGTTTGTATGTAAATGCtttaaatgcatatgtatgtacatagatatatgtatatgtaattatgtatatttttcaatgttttttttttagcttgCCAATGAAATCCAAACAATAAGAGGAGATTTCCAGAAATGTTTGTCGTTTTACGacatgaataaattttataatcccTTCGAGACGGTCATTCTTCGAGaccaatatttaataatgattgGCCGTCGATCGAAGGAggtgtttattcaatttattactaAACTTTCAAATTTGTGCCGTCACGAAAGAAATGACAATAAATCGAACATTTATGTAGATTCTATTTgttataacaatattttgaaaagtttactttgggggattgcaataccggcatTGGGTTTTTCAAAAGGTAAGTTCATTAATATTCAGCAACTCGTTGCTTTTGTTACCTTATTGTCGTTCACTTATTGTATGCAAATTTATTAACAATACAGTtataataatacgtatgtataatatttatattgaatagatGTACAGTTTGGATGTTGCCACAAAGGATGTGACGGCGCTTCCACAAATGGTACATGGAAGAAAAGATTTTGCAACCGCTGTTGTCGGTGACCATGTTTTCATCTCAGGAGGAAAAAATCCCTGTTCCAATGCTGCCACTGAAGACATAGACTTACAAACGAGTGTACAtaggttggttggttggtgaatatttatgatgattttttaatattgtacaatGGATTACAACTAGTTTTTACGATTTTTCAAAGGTACGATTTCAATACAAGAAACTGGGCCTATCTATCCCATATGTCGGAGTGCCGACATCTCCATGACACCGTTGCACTAGACGGTGTCATATATGCAATAGGTGGAAAAAACGACAAAGAGGTATTCCTTAATAGCATGGAAACTTTCAATGTGGCCAGGAATAGATGGACGGCCGCTCCGCCGATGGCCGAAAAGAGAGCCCGGTTTGCTGTAAGTATTGTCaggatttttttctgaaatcgaTTATGTCTACATAATCGCcattttacattgtatgtattgtattgtcatcattttagaaaaattgaattttgaatattgtacatacatacatatattatatatcgttatATTCAGTCTGTTTCACTTTGTAGGCTGTTGCATTGGGAGGTTATATCTACGCAATTGGCGGCACCTGCGATATTATCAGCAATAGCAATAGCAATAGTACACACGACTCGGTAGAACGGTATGACCCGGAGGCTCAAACCTGGACATATGTTGCTAGTCTCCCTGAAGCACGGTTTGGGCATAAGGCTATCGTCCACGACGATAAAATTGTTTGCGTCGGtgagttgattttgattttgtaacaaccattattgtgtgtgtgtgttttttgtatgcaagtgattaatatttaatacatatttatttcaggaGGTAATCACTTGTCGGTGCTAGAATACAGCCCCGATAGAGACTCGTGGACGATTATTGGATCCATTTCAACGAAACGATTCGATTTTAATATGCTAATTGCACCGATGCATTTACTGACTggttttaatgtttaataatgaaaatgaaacttGAATTCAAATGAGTAGTAACTTGTTTAAATGCATAActtgtttaatattatgtacatataatgttttcctTTTAATGGTAACACTGTTGGCTTAAAACAGGATTTTTGTTTtgcatttccatttttatttattatatattatatatgtatgtacatatgtaagtacatatatgtggaattatttgtacACATTCTTTATTTCATGAAAACTATTAACAGTTCATCCTGttctatatttgtaaatataatgtcacaaatatatttttttctcaaatgaaaagagtgtttttatttatttcatcttattttaataaacgtttTGTTATTAATGTGATCACGAGTGGAAACTCAAtcaatcaatgaaaataatggtcatcatttttttaagttaagtaAGTATCCGGTGAACCCGAGCtaccttttcatttcaaaaacaattCAGTTAACCAGTTTTTTGCACAACTTCAAACATCAAACACCTAATCATTTTCTCT encodes:
- the LOC143922793 gene encoding kelch-like protein 1 — its product is MSIGSNMTEISANFGDSTDFEIDVQHAHLFSKYMYRKYVEQEQCDTVLVVGTARFNVHKFIVMCHSDYLAERLEASPEEIVLDDRGDFRLDTLSKAIEYFYRGKLDLDPLGAIQLVEFSRTNIHCYKLEDYCVSFLESALNTENFLLIGNFAKHYSYFLLLEKTRAYTTKNYVDIIQGRAFLDIKADQLEELLQSNDLNVTTEEQVFIGLKLWVQKDWDNRKQHLNALFKFVRFRLLSKEFILNEVKPLCYNRVCCQQLWDLLEWNMSPKKRPRLSLQNVKPRKSTRGILIVGRRSAKLANEIQTIRGDFQKYGHSSRPIFNNDWPSIEGGVYSIYY
- the LOC143922683 gene encoding kelch-like protein 23: MYSLDVATKDVTALPQMVHGRKDFATAVVGDHVFISGGKNPCSNAATEDIDLQTSVHRYDFNTRNWAYLSHMSECRHLHDTVALDGVIYAIGGKNDKEVFLNSMETFNVARNRWTAAPPMAEKRARFAAVALGGYIYAIGGTCDIISNSNSNSTHDSVERYDPEAQTWTYVASLPEARFGHKAIVHDDKIVCVGGNHLSVLEYSPDRDSWTIIGSISTKRFDFNMLIAPMHLLTGFNV